From Gimesia panareensis, the proteins below share one genomic window:
- a CDS encoding class I SAM-dependent methyltransferase: MASSDEHLSRSQSNTNSSGPDSTGADSTGPSDRPTTPAENFEQMYAEHRPPWDIGKPQPEFVKVADRIRGSVLDVGCGTGENALFFAAQECEVTGVDLLAAPIAEANRKAAERKLQATFLQQDALELSKLNQQFDNVLDCGFFHILSDEDRVRYTGELSQVMALGATLYLQCFSDQEPAGEGPRRVSAEELRATFQDGWQVESIVECRFVTREDAEAHFSEGGPHALFAVIQRV; the protein is encoded by the coding sequence ATGGCATCATCAGACGAGCATCTTTCCCGCAGCCAGTCCAATACAAACAGTTCCGGCCCGGATTCTACCGGCGCAGACTCCACTGGTCCTTCCGACAGGCCCACAACGCCTGCGGAGAACTTCGAACAGATGTACGCCGAACATCGGCCGCCGTGGGATATTGGTAAACCACAGCCTGAATTTGTGAAGGTGGCGGACCGCATTCGCGGCAGCGTGCTGGACGTCGGTTGTGGAACAGGTGAGAATGCGCTGTTCTTTGCGGCCCAGGAGTGCGAAGTGACCGGCGTCGATCTGCTGGCGGCACCGATTGCGGAAGCGAACCGCAAAGCCGCTGAACGGAAGCTGCAGGCCACGTTCCTGCAGCAGGACGCACTTGAGCTTTCGAAACTGAATCAGCAGTTCGACAACGTGCTCGACTGCGGCTTCTTCCACATTCTGTCGGATGAAGATCGCGTGCGTTACACAGGTGAACTGTCACAGGTAATGGCTCTGGGGGCGACGCTGTATCTACAGTGCTTCAGCGATCAAGAGCCTGCCGGGGAAGGGCCGCGGCGCGTGAGTGCGGAGGAACTGCGTGCCACCTTCCAGGACGGCTGGCAGGTGGAGTCGATCGTCGAATGTCGGTTCGTCACGCGAGAAGACGCAGAAGCCCACTTCTCGGAAGGGGGACCGCACGCTTTGTTTGCTGTAATTCAGCGGGTTTGA
- a CDS encoding dienelactone hydrolase family protein: protein MERKSASEFDQKVLDLYDDYAHGRLNRRDYIKQLGAFAVGGLTVEGLLASLSPNYSWAEQVKPDDPRIKTERITYDSPQGAGKMKGLLAYPAKGEKFPAVLVIHENRGLNPYIEDVTRRLATQGFLAFAPDALTPLGGYPGNDDEGRTMQRKREPEKMKADFVAAAKLLDKHEKSTGKVGVVGFCFGGGMVYQVALAVPEVIDAGVPYYGRQPDAAQIPKLTAPLQIHNASLDRRIMAGAPALEAALKKNDKPFEAYVYAGANHGFHNDTTPRYDEKSAELAWKRTIEFFKKQLGEQS, encoded by the coding sequence ATGGAACGCAAATCTGCCTCCGAATTCGATCAGAAAGTTCTGGATCTCTACGACGACTACGCCCACGGCCGACTCAATCGGCGGGATTATATCAAACAGCTCGGTGCCTTCGCCGTGGGGGGACTCACAGTGGAAGGCCTGCTGGCCAGCCTCTCTCCCAACTACAGCTGGGCAGAGCAGGTCAAGCCCGATGATCCCCGCATCAAGACCGAACGCATTACCTACGACTCCCCACAAGGTGCCGGCAAAATGAAAGGCCTGCTGGCATATCCCGCGAAAGGTGAGAAATTTCCCGCGGTCCTGGTGATTCATGAAAACCGCGGCCTGAACCCCTACATCGAAGACGTTACCCGCCGCCTTGCTACGCAGGGGTTTCTGGCCTTCGCTCCCGATGCCTTAACGCCCCTGGGCGGTTATCCCGGCAACGATGACGAAGGCCGCACCATGCAGCGGAAACGCGAGCCCGAAAAAATGAAAGCAGATTTCGTCGCGGCCGCCAAACTACTCGACAAGCATGAAAAATCGACCGGTAAGGTTGGCGTGGTCGGCTTCTGCTTTGGGGGAGGCATGGTTTACCAGGTCGCCCTCGCAGTCCCTGAGGTCATCGATGCTGGCGTTCCCTACTACGGTCGCCAGCCCGACGCAGCCCAAATACCAAAGCTCACGGCCCCATTGCAGATTCACAACGCTTCACTGGATCGACGCATCATGGCCGGGGCTCCGGCTCTGGAAGCGGCACTGAAAAAGAACGACAAACCGTTCGAAGCCTATGTCTACGCAGGCGCCAATCATGGCTTCCACAACGACACCACGCCCCGCTACGACGAGAAATCAGCCGAACTCGCCTGGAAACGAACCATTGAGTTCTTCAAGAAACAGCTGGGTGAGCAGAGTTAA